In Thiobacter sp. AK1, a genomic segment contains:
- the hisD gene encoding histidinol dehydrogenase: MLKLRRLATADADFEARFSQLLAFEGAQDAAIEASVARILEDVKRRGDAAVLDYTRQFDRLDAPSVAALELPKVRLTQALAGLDPDVHDALVVAADRVRAYHERQVLQSWTYTEPDGTVLGQQVTPLDRVGLYVPGGKAAYPSSVLMNAIPAKVAGVAELVMVVPTPGGVVNDLVLAAAAVCGVNRVFTIGGAQAVGALAYGTATIPQVDKIVGPGNAYVAAAKRRVFGVVGIDMVAGPSEILVICDGKTEPDWIAMDLFSQAEHDELAQSILLCPDAEFIDRVAVSMERLLEQMPRRKVITASLEGRGALIHVRDLEEAVALANRIAPEHLELSVAEPEFWAKKIRHAGAIFMGRNTCEALGDYCAGPNHVLPTSRTARFSSPLGVYDFQKRSSLIQVSPEGAHSLGRIAATLAYGEGLEAHAKSAEYRIPHR; encoded by the coding sequence ATGTTGAAACTGCGCCGTCTGGCCACTGCCGATGCCGATTTCGAGGCACGGTTTTCACAGCTGCTTGCCTTCGAAGGGGCCCAGGATGCCGCCATCGAAGCCAGCGTTGCCCGTATCCTGGAGGACGTCAAGCGCCGGGGGGATGCCGCCGTGCTGGACTACACGCGCCAGTTCGACCGGCTCGATGCGCCCTCCGTGGCCGCCCTGGAACTGCCCAAGGTGCGTCTGACCCAGGCGCTCGCGGGGCTGGATCCGGACGTGCACGATGCCCTAGTGGTGGCTGCCGACCGGGTGCGCGCCTACCACGAGCGCCAAGTGCTGCAGTCCTGGACCTATACCGAACCGGACGGCACCGTGCTGGGCCAGCAGGTCACGCCTCTGGATCGCGTCGGCCTGTACGTGCCGGGCGGCAAGGCGGCCTACCCGTCCTCGGTGTTGATGAATGCCATTCCGGCCAAGGTGGCCGGGGTAGCGGAGCTGGTCATGGTGGTTCCCACGCCAGGCGGCGTGGTAAATGACCTGGTCCTGGCCGCCGCCGCGGTGTGCGGAGTGAATCGGGTGTTCACCATCGGCGGGGCGCAGGCAGTGGGAGCGCTGGCCTACGGCACGGCGACCATCCCCCAGGTGGACAAGATCGTGGGCCCCGGCAATGCCTATGTGGCCGCCGCTAAGCGTCGCGTGTTCGGGGTGGTGGGCATCGACATGGTGGCGGGGCCTTCGGAGATCCTGGTGATCTGCGACGGCAAGACCGAGCCGGACTGGATTGCCATGGATCTCTTCTCCCAGGCCGAGCACGACGAGCTCGCCCAGTCCATCCTACTGTGTCCGGACGCCGAATTCATCGACCGGGTTGCGGTCAGCATGGAACGGCTGCTCGAGCAGATGCCACGCCGGAAGGTGATCACCGCGTCGCTGGAAGGCCGGGGTGCCTTGATCCATGTGCGGGATCTGGAAGAGGCGGTGGCCCTCGCCAACCGCATCGCTCCCGAGCATCTGGAGCTATCCGTGGCAGAGCCCGAATTCTGGGCGAAGAAAATTCGCCACGCGGGCGCCATCTTCATGGGCCGCAACACCTGCGAAGCCTTGGGCGATTACTGTGCGGGTCCCAACCACGTGTTGCCTACCTCGCGCACTGCACGTTTTTCCTCCCCCCTGGGGGTGTATGACTTCCAGAAACGTTCCAGCCTGATCCAGGTTTCGCCCGAGGGAGCCCATAGCCTGGGCCGCATTGCTGCCACCCTGGCCTATGGCGAGGGCCTAGAGGCCCATGCCAAGTCGGCGGAATATCGGATTCCCCATCGTTGA
- the hisG gene encoding ATP phosphoribosyltransferase, whose product MSGITIALSKGRIFEETTPLLKAAGLQPLEDPESSRKLIIGTNRPDVRLIIVRATDVPTYVQHGGADLGIAGRDVLLEHGGTGLYQPLDLKIGRCRMMVAAPEGFDYAGRVRQGARLRVATKYVKTAREHFAGKGVHVDLIKLYGSMELAPLVGLADAIVDLVSTGGTLKANNLVAVEEIMPISSRLVVNQAALKLKYGQIQPLLEQFAAAVGDAPC is encoded by the coding sequence GTGTCTGGGATTACCATTGCCCTGTCCAAGGGCCGGATTTTCGAGGAAACTACGCCGCTTCTAAAGGCTGCGGGACTTCAGCCGCTGGAGGATCCGGAGTCCTCGCGCAAGCTCATCATCGGCACCAACCGGCCCGATGTGCGACTCATCATCGTGCGCGCCACCGATGTGCCCACCTATGTGCAGCACGGGGGCGCCGATCTGGGCATTGCGGGCCGCGACGTGTTGCTGGAGCATGGCGGCACCGGGCTGTACCAGCCGCTGGATCTTAAGATCGGCCGCTGCCGCATGATGGTGGCGGCGCCTGAAGGGTTCGACTATGCCGGACGGGTGCGCCAGGGGGCGCGTCTGCGCGTGGCGACCAAGTATGTGAAGACCGCACGCGAGCATTTCGCCGGCAAGGGCGTGCATGTGGATCTGATCAAGCTCTACGGCTCCATGGAACTCGCCCCCCTGGTGGGCTTGGCCGACGCCATCGTCGATCTCGTCTCCACCGGTGGCACCCTGAAAGCCAACAACCTGGTCGCGGTAGAAGAGATCATGCCCATCAGCTCCCGGCTGGTGGTGAATCAGGCTGCTTTGAAACTCAAGTACGGGCAGATCCAACCTCTGCTCGAACAGTTCGCCGCGGCCGTGGGAGATGCTCCATGTTGA
- a CDS encoding LTA synthase family protein, giving the protein MRKERLPPRLVPVLALVASSITIAMITRIALMLRPEVGLPSGLTPYLQIFGFGLLFDLAAAIYFVTPVFVMLALVPDRFARWHVWRAMVMLALAVLTFVLLLTAVSEWFFWEEFGARFNFIAVDYLIYSQEVLGNIRESYPVGRIMLGLALAAVLWWVPFARRIYALAGRPWAWQSRLAWFVGWSTLLAGLIMGLNGDLKNQSSSDSVNELAGNGIYAFFAAARANELDFERFYATLPEKEAFATTRRLLMEDGGSWRADQPAGGLERHIAGSGRSRRLNVVLVSIESMGAEFLGAYGDPRGLTPVMDRLAKDSLWFSNVYATGNRTVRGLEALSLSLPPTPGQSIVRRPRNEHLFSLGSLLGEFGYQVYFAYGGYGYFDNMNAFFGANGYQIIDRTDIPKHEIGFANIWGVADEYLFDHVIQKMDHVLENTPPGAPARPFFVHIMTTSNHRPYTYPAGRIDIPPGSGREGAVKYADYAIGHLLAQARKHSWYDDTLFVITADHGANARGTVNIPVDKYRIPVFFYSPKHISPQRIDRLMSQIDIVPTLLGVLGLDYDSKFFGRDVLHAPPSADRAYVANYQTLGYIKNGRMVVLRPKRKVDVFELDERNLPRSRVEDADLAREAIACYQTAAYVFRHGLYAARSRP; this is encoded by the coding sequence ATGCGCAAAGAACGCCTACCCCCACGCCTGGTGCCGGTCTTAGCCCTCGTCGCCAGTTCGATCACCATCGCCATGATCACCCGCATCGCGCTGATGCTGCGGCCAGAGGTGGGGCTACCCTCGGGCCTGACGCCCTATCTGCAGATTTTTGGCTTTGGCCTGTTGTTTGACCTCGCCGCGGCAATTTACTTCGTGACGCCGGTGTTCGTAATGCTCGCCCTGGTGCCTGACCGCTTCGCGCGCTGGCACGTCTGGCGTGCCATGGTCATGCTGGCGCTGGCCGTTTTGACCTTCGTGCTGCTGCTCACCGCGGTGTCCGAGTGGTTTTTCTGGGAAGAATTTGGAGCGCGCTTCAACTTCATCGCCGTTGACTACCTCATCTACTCCCAGGAAGTTCTGGGCAACATTCGCGAAAGCTACCCGGTGGGCAGAATCATGCTCGGGCTGGCGCTGGCTGCGGTGTTGTGGTGGGTTCCCTTCGCGCGCCGGATTTATGCCTTGGCCGGCAGGCCCTGGGCCTGGCAATCTCGGCTGGCTTGGTTTGTGGGCTGGAGCACGCTGCTGGCGGGCCTCATCATGGGGCTAAACGGTGACCTGAAAAACCAGAGCAGCAGCGATTCGGTCAACGAGCTGGCTGGCAACGGAATCTATGCCTTCTTTGCTGCCGCGCGCGCAAACGAACTCGACTTCGAACGTTTTTATGCCACCCTGCCGGAAAAGGAGGCCTTCGCCACGACGCGCCGCCTGCTCATGGAAGATGGCGGCAGCTGGCGAGCCGATCAACCGGCCGGCGGGCTTGAGCGTCATATCGCTGGCAGTGGCCGGTCTAGGCGCCTCAATGTCGTGCTGGTGAGTATCGAGAGCATGGGTGCGGAGTTTCTCGGTGCTTATGGCGACCCGCGCGGGTTGACGCCGGTAATGGATCGCCTGGCTAAGGATAGCCTGTGGTTTTCCAACGTCTACGCCACTGGCAATCGCACGGTGCGTGGACTTGAGGCGCTGTCCCTGAGCCTGCCGCCGACGCCTGGCCAGTCCATCGTGCGCCGGCCCAGGAACGAGCACTTGTTCTCCCTTGGAAGCCTCCTAGGGGAATTCGGCTACCAGGTGTACTTCGCCTACGGTGGGTATGGCTATTTCGACAACATGAACGCCTTTTTCGGCGCCAACGGCTACCAGATCATCGACCGCACGGACATCCCGAAGCACGAGATCGGCTTCGCCAACATCTGGGGGGTGGCCGATGAATACCTGTTCGACCACGTCATCCAGAAGATGGACCACGTCTTGGAGAACACGCCGCCGGGGGCGCCCGCTCGCCCTTTCTTCGTTCACATCATGACCACCAGCAATCACCGGCCCTATACCTATCCTGCCGGCCGCATCGACATTCCCCCCGGCTCCGGGCGCGAAGGCGCAGTGAAATATGCTGACTACGCAATCGGCCATCTGCTCGCACAAGCACGCAAACATTCCTGGTACGACGACACCCTGTTCGTGATCACCGCCGATCACGGCGCCAATGCCCGCGGTACCGTCAACATCCCGGTGGACAAGTACCGGATTCCCGTGTTTTTCTACTCACCGAAGCACATCTCGCCGCAGCGGATCGACCGCTTGATGTCGCAGATCGACATCGTGCCGACCCTACTGGGCGTGCTGGGTCTGGACTACGACAGCAAGTTTTTCGGGCGGGATGTCCTCCACGCGCCGCCCTCCGCTGACCGCGCCTACGTCGCCAATTACCAGACGCTGGGCTACATCAAGAACGGCCGTATGGTGGTGCTGCGACCCAAGCGCAAGGTGGACGTGTTTGAGCTCGACGAGCGGAATCTACCGAGGAGCCGAGTCGAAGACGCCGACCTCGCCCGAGAAGCGATCGCCTGCTATCAAACCGCAGCCTATGTGTTTCGCCACGGCCTCTATGCCGCGCGCTCCCGTCCCTAG
- the murA gene encoding UDP-N-acetylglucosamine 1-carboxyvinyltransferase: protein MDKLLIQGGAPLQGEVRISGAKNAALPILCAGLLTSETVSLTNVPHLRDVTTMLSLLGGMGMQVTVDETMELTLNGAHIHRREAPYDMVKTMRASILVLGPLLARFGEARVSLPGGCAIGSRPVDLHIKGLKAMGAQIEIEHGYIVARAERLKGTRIFMDLVSVTGTENLMMAATLAEGETVIENAAREPEVVDLAQCLTSMGARISGAGTDVIRIRGVERLSGARHRIMPDRIETGTYLCAAAATGGEIRLLDTSASYLDAVLDKLMDAGCDIVTEKSPDHEAIRLRAPRKLTAVSVRTAPYPAFPTDMQAQFMALNTIARGTAVIRETIFENRFMHAVELKRLGANIRIDGNQAVVEGVERLTGAAVMATDLRASASLVIAGLVAEGETLIDRIYHLDRGYEAIEEKLSRLGARIKRVR, encoded by the coding sequence ATGGACAAACTGCTGATTCAGGGCGGCGCGCCGCTCCAAGGTGAAGTGCGCATCTCCGGCGCCAAGAATGCGGCCCTGCCCATTCTGTGCGCCGGCTTGCTTACCTCGGAGACGGTCAGCCTCACCAACGTGCCCCATCTGCGCGACGTGACCACCATGCTGTCCCTGCTGGGGGGCATGGGCATGCAGGTGACCGTGGATGAGACGATGGAGCTCACCTTGAACGGTGCCCATATTCACCGGCGTGAGGCCCCCTACGACATGGTCAAGACCATGCGTGCCTCGATCCTGGTGCTGGGACCGCTGTTGGCGCGCTTTGGCGAGGCGCGCGTGTCCCTGCCCGGCGGCTGTGCCATCGGCTCCCGCCCGGTGGATTTGCACATCAAGGGGCTCAAGGCCATGGGCGCGCAGATCGAAATCGAGCACGGCTACATCGTGGCCCGCGCCGAGCGGCTCAAGGGGACACGCATCTTCATGGATTTGGTGTCGGTGACCGGCACCGAGAACTTGATGATGGCCGCGACCCTGGCCGAGGGCGAGACGGTGATCGAAAACGCGGCGCGGGAGCCGGAGGTGGTGGACCTCGCACAGTGCCTGACCAGCATGGGGGCGCGCATTTCCGGTGCCGGGACCGACGTGATCCGTATCCGCGGCGTGGAACGTCTTTCTGGGGCGCGCCACCGCATCATGCCCGATCGCATCGAGACCGGCACCTATTTGTGCGCTGCCGCCGCCACCGGTGGCGAGATTCGGCTGCTGGACACCTCCGCATCCTATCTGGATGCCGTGCTCGACAAGCTGATGGATGCTGGCTGCGACATCGTCACGGAAAAGTCGCCGGACCACGAAGCAATTCGTCTACGCGCACCGCGCAAGCTCACGGCGGTATCGGTGAGGACCGCGCCCTATCCGGCCTTCCCCACCGACATGCAGGCGCAATTCATGGCCCTCAACACCATCGCCCGCGGCACCGCCGTGATTCGCGAAACCATCTTCGAGAATCGCTTCATGCATGCAGTGGAACTGAAGCGGCTGGGCGCCAACATTCGTATCGACGGCAACCAGGCGGTGGTGGAAGGGGTGGAGCGTCTCACCGGTGCCGCGGTCATGGCCACCGACCTGCGCGCGTCCGCCAGCCTGGTGATCGCGGGCCTGGTGGCAGAAGGCGAAACCCTGATCGACCGCATCTACCACCTGGACCGTGGCTACGAGGCGATCGAGGAAAAACTCTCCCGGCTAGGCGCGCGCATCAAGCGCGTGCGCTGA
- a CDS encoding BolA family protein produces MVTPEQIEHYIRQGLPCDHVEVRGDGQHFEAVIVSPVFRGKSMVQQHQAVYAALGDRMREEIHALSMKTFTPEDWAKR; encoded by the coding sequence ATGGTGACTCCGGAACAGATCGAGCACTACATCCGCCAGGGCCTGCCCTGCGACCACGTTGAGGTGCGCGGTGATGGCCAGCATTTCGAGGCGGTGATCGTCAGCCCCGTCTTCCGCGGCAAGAGCATGGTGCAGCAGCACCAGGCCGTGTATGCCGCGCTGGGCGATCGCATGCGCGAGGAAATCCACGCCCTCTCCATGAAGACTTTCACGCCCGAGGACTGGGCGAAGCGCTAG
- a CDS encoding ABC transporter permease, with translation MTSFLTLFYKELLRFWKVSLQTILAPIITALLYLLIFSHVLSRHEVYPGVPYTAFLIPGLVMMSVLQNAFANSSSSLIQSKITGNIVFVLLPPISYREFFLAYVAASMVRGMVVGMGVLLVAVWFTPVPLRHPAWALGFALLGSALMGALGVVAGIWAEKFDQMAGFQNFLIMPLTFLAGVFYSIHSLPPFWQAASHFNPFFYMIDGFRYGFFGLSDVPPARSLFIVTLACLALSLATLQLLRSGYKLRY, from the coding sequence ATGACCTCCTTCCTCACCCTGTTCTACAAGGAGTTGCTGCGCTTCTGGAAGGTTTCGCTGCAGACCATCCTGGCGCCCATCATCACGGCGCTGCTTTACTTGCTGATTTTTTCCCATGTCCTGTCCCGCCACGAGGTCTATCCTGGTGTGCCCTATACGGCATTTCTGATTCCTGGCCTGGTCATGATGTCGGTGCTGCAGAATGCCTTCGCCAACAGCTCTTCCAGTCTTATCCAGTCCAAGATCACCGGCAACATCGTGTTCGTGCTGTTGCCACCCATTTCCTACCGGGAGTTTTTTCTCGCTTACGTCGCGGCGTCCATGGTGCGTGGCATGGTGGTGGGTATGGGCGTGCTGCTGGTGGCGGTGTGGTTTACCCCCGTGCCGCTACGGCATCCTGCATGGGCCCTGGGCTTTGCTCTGCTGGGCAGCGCCCTGATGGGAGCGTTGGGCGTGGTGGCGGGCATCTGGGCCGAAAAGTTCGACCAGATGGCGGGCTTCCAGAACTTCCTCATCATGCCCCTGACTTTTCTCGCGGGCGTGTTTTATTCCATCCATTCCCTGCCGCCCTTCTGGCAGGCAGCCTCCCATTTCAATCCGTTCTTCTACATGATCGACGGCTTTCGCTATGGCTTCTTCGGCCTGTCCGACGTGCCTCCGGCGCGCAGCCTATTCATTGTGACCTTGGCCTGTTTGGCCTTATCATTGGCCACTTTGCAACTACTCAGGTCCGGCTACAAGCTCCGCTACTGA
- a CDS encoding ABC transporter ATP-binding protein codes for MSGSPPALEVRAVHKRFGELHALRGVDLTVEAGEFFALLGPNGAGKSTLINIVAGLARATLGSARVMGHDVVRDYRAARRALGVVPQELVFDPFFTVRETLEIQSGYFGLRDNHAWIDALLDGLGLADKADTNMRKLSGGMKRRVLVAQALVHKPPVIILDEPTAGVDVELRQSLWQFIQMLNREGHTVLLTTHYLEEAEALCNRIAMLKQGRIIALDTKQNLLSRFTEKYASFTLREGRLPPELQGKVVASGDRYTLRLNDMAELENLLCLLRTQGAVIADLDLVKPDLEEVFIHLMQSQP; via the coding sequence ATGAGCGGCAGCCCCCCTGCGCTGGAGGTGCGCGCGGTCCACAAGCGCTTTGGTGAACTGCACGCCTTGCGTGGCGTGGATCTCACCGTGGAGGCCGGCGAATTCTTCGCCCTGCTGGGGCCCAACGGCGCTGGCAAATCCACTTTGATCAACATCGTGGCGGGGCTTGCGCGTGCCACCCTGGGCAGTGCGCGCGTCATGGGCCATGACGTGGTGCGCGATTACCGCGCCGCACGCCGGGCGCTGGGCGTCGTGCCTCAAGAACTGGTATTCGATCCCTTCTTCACCGTGCGTGAGACGCTGGAAATCCAGTCTGGCTATTTCGGCTTGCGCGACAACCATGCCTGGATCGACGCCCTGCTTGACGGGCTTGGCCTTGCGGACAAGGCGGACACCAACATGCGCAAACTTTCGGGGGGCATGAAGCGGCGCGTGCTGGTGGCGCAGGCGCTGGTGCACAAGCCGCCGGTGATCATCCTCGATGAGCCCACCGCCGGCGTCGACGTGGAGCTGCGCCAGAGCTTGTGGCAGTTCATCCAGATGCTCAATCGCGAAGGCCACACCGTCTTGCTCACCACCCACTACCTGGAAGAGGCGGAGGCCCTGTGCAACCGCATCGCCATGCTCAAGCAGGGTCGCATCATCGCCCTCGACACAAAGCAAAACCTGCTTTCTCGTTTTACCGAGAAATACGCGAGCTTCACTCTGCGCGAGGGGCGCCTGCCGCCGGAGCTGCAAGGAAAGGTTGTCGCCAGCGGTGACCGCTATACGCTGCGCTTGAACGACATGGCCGAGCTGGAAAACTTGCTGTGCCTGCTGCGCACGCAGGGGGCCGTAATAGCCGATCTCGACCTGGTGAAGCCGGATCTGGAGGAAGTGTTCATCCACTTGATGCAAAGCCAGCCATGA
- a CDS encoding STAS domain-containing protein, which yields MSAIRREGDRLTVSGPIHISNARALLAQGAALLAPEVTLVDLAEVTDVDSAAVSLLLEWQRQAARLGRRLRFAHLPASLKSLAVLYGVTELLPEEA from the coding sequence ATGAGTGCCATCCGCCGGGAAGGGGACCGGCTGACAGTCAGCGGCCCCATCCACATATCCAATGCGCGCGCGCTGCTGGCGCAAGGCGCTGCCCTGCTCGCGCCCGAGGTCACCTTGGTGGATCTCGCCGAGGTCACCGACGTGGATTCCGCCGCGGTGAGCCTGCTTTTGGAGTGGCAGCGGCAGGCGGCGCGGCTGGGCCGCCGCCTGCGCTTCGCCCATCTTCCCGCGAGTCTCAAGAGCCTGGCTGTCCTCTACGGCGTGACTGAACTGTTGCCCGAGGAGGCATGA
- a CDS encoding MlaC/ttg2D family ABC transporter substrate-binding protein encodes MKKLLAYLALFFAALPFMASANTLPPDELVKSVASEVMNIIKSDKDIQKGDQKKIYALVDAKVLPHFDFTRMTRLAVGRYWREATPEQQQRLTKEFRDLLVRTYAMSLANYKNQTIEYKPLRVGPNDTDVTVKTVVIEPGRQPIPIDYQMVKTADGWKVYDITVEGVSLVVNYRSSFAQEIQQGGIERLIHALAEKNAQVGQPATRKN; translated from the coding sequence ATGAAAAAACTGCTCGCCTATCTTGCCCTGTTTTTTGCCGCCCTGCCGTTCATGGCCAGCGCCAACACCCTGCCGCCGGATGAACTCGTAAAATCGGTGGCCAGCGAGGTGATGAACATCATCAAGTCCGACAAGGACATCCAGAAGGGCGACCAGAAAAAGATCTATGCCCTGGTGGATGCCAAGGTGCTGCCCCATTTCGATTTCACCCGCATGACGCGTCTCGCCGTGGGGCGCTACTGGCGCGAGGCGACGCCGGAACAGCAGCAGCGGCTTACGAAGGAATTCCGCGATCTGCTGGTGCGCACCTATGCCATGTCGCTTGCCAACTACAAGAACCAGACCATCGAATACAAGCCGCTGCGCGTCGGTCCCAACGATACCGACGTGACGGTCAAGACCGTGGTCATCGAGCCAGGCCGGCAGCCCATCCCCATCGATTACCAGATGGTGAAGACGGCGGATGGCTGGAAGGTCTATGACATCACGGTGGAAGGGGTGAGCCTGGTGGTGAACTACCGTTCCAGCTTCGCTCAGGAAATCCAGCAGGGCGGCATCGAGCGGCTGATCCATGCCCTGGCGGAGAAGAATGCCCAGGTCGGCCAGCCGGCTACCCGGAAGAACTGA
- the mlaD gene encoding outer membrane lipid asymmetry maintenance protein MlaD, with protein sequence MERTTMDLWVGAFVVAGMAALLVLAFKVGNLGTFNNNETYRLWAEFENIGGLKVRAPVKSAGVVVGRVADIQFDNQTFRARVTFNVDKRYQFPKDTFAKILTSGLLGEQYIGLDPGGDAENLKDGDKVAKTQSAMVLENLIGQFLYSKAAEGEGTK encoded by the coding sequence ATGGAACGCACGACGATGGACCTCTGGGTGGGCGCCTTCGTGGTCGCTGGCATGGCGGCGCTTCTGGTGTTGGCCTTCAAGGTCGGCAACCTGGGCACTTTCAACAACAACGAGACTTATCGCCTTTGGGCGGAATTCGAGAACATCGGCGGGCTCAAGGTGCGCGCGCCGGTGAAGAGCGCCGGCGTGGTGGTGGGGCGGGTCGCCGACATCCAGTTCGACAACCAGACCTTCCGCGCTCGCGTTACCTTCAACGTGGACAAGCGCTACCAGTTCCCCAAGGACACTTTCGCCAAGATCCTCACCTCCGGCCTGTTGGGCGAGCAGTACATCGGGCTCGACCCGGGCGGGGATGCCGAGAATCTCAAGGACGGCGACAAGGTCGCCAAGACCCAGTCCGCGATGGTGCTGGAAAACCTGATCGGCCAGTTCCTCTACAGCAAGGCGGCCGAAGGAGAGGGCACCAAGTGA
- the mlaE gene encoding lipid asymmetry maintenance ABC transporter permease subunit MlaE: protein MAERLLAAVRAIGHRVVDAVWRMGYAARFFLATLLHSGASFRRFHLTIKEIYFSGVLSLIIILVSGLFVGMVLGLQGYETLQKYGSESALGTLVALSLVRELGPVLAALLFASRAGSAITAEIGLMKATEQLSAMEMMAVDPIARVVAPRFWGGVISMPLLAALFSAIGVFGGYLVGVVLIGVDEGQFWSQMQAAVDFREDIVNGVIKSVVFGIAVTAIALFEGYDAPPTAEGVSHATTRTVVTSSLAVLALDFVLTAFMFRGV, encoded by the coding sequence ATGGCTGAGCGCTTGCTGGCCGCGGTGCGGGCCATCGGCCATCGCGTGGTGGATGCGGTCTGGCGCATGGGCTACGCGGCGCGCTTCTTCCTGGCCACCCTGCTTCATTCCGGCGCGAGTTTCCGGCGCTTTCATCTCACCATCAAGGAGATCTACTTCAGCGGCGTGCTCTCCCTGATCATCATCTTGGTGTCTGGCCTGTTCGTGGGCATGGTGCTCGGGCTACAGGGCTACGAGACGTTGCAAAAGTACGGGTCTGAATCGGCCCTGGGCACGCTGGTGGCCCTGTCCCTGGTGCGGGAGCTGGGGCCAGTGCTGGCCGCGCTCCTGTTTGCCAGCCGCGCGGGCTCCGCCATCACGGCGGAAATCGGCTTGATGAAGGCCACCGAGCAACTCTCGGCGATGGAAATGATGGCGGTGGACCCCATTGCGCGGGTGGTGGCACCGCGCTTCTGGGGCGGGGTGATTTCCATGCCGCTTCTGGCTGCCCTGTTTTCCGCCATCGGCGTCTTCGGCGGCTATCTGGTGGGCGTGGTGTTGATCGGCGTGGACGAGGGGCAGTTCTGGTCGCAGATGCAGGCGGCAGTGGATTTCCGTGAAGACATCGTCAACGGCGTGATCAAGAGCGTCGTATTTGGCATCGCCGTGACCGCCATCGCCCTGTTCGAGGGCTATGATGCGCCGCCCACGGCGGAAGGGGTGTCCCATGCCACCACCCGCACCGTGGTGACCTCTTCGCTGGCCGTGCTGGCGCTGGATTTCGTATTGACCGCATTCATGTTTCGGGGAGTATAG
- a CDS encoding ABC transporter ATP-binding protein, whose amino-acid sequence MACENLIEIRDVNFTYDVRPVLKGINMSIPRGKVVAIMGLSGCGKTTLLRLIGAQIFPTSGQVVVDGQVTSELDSEGIYALRRRMGMLFQFGALFTDMTVFDNVAFQMREHTDLPEELIRDLVMMKLHAVGLHAVWNMRPAELSGGMARRVALARAIALDPMLIMYDEPFTGLDPIAMSVIGNLVRRLNDALGATSIIVTHDVQESLQIVDYIYFMADGVVIAKGTPEEIRNSDTPFVHQFVHGEIDGPMAYHYPAPPYRADLGLEAAHG is encoded by the coding sequence ATGGCTTGCGAGAACCTGATCGAAATCCGGGACGTGAATTTCACCTACGACGTGCGGCCGGTGCTCAAGGGCATCAACATGAGCATCCCGCGCGGCAAGGTAGTGGCCATCATGGGTCTGTCCGGTTGTGGCAAGACCACGCTTTTGCGCCTGATCGGCGCGCAGATCTTTCCCACTAGCGGCCAGGTGGTGGTGGATGGCCAGGTCACCAGCGAGCTGGACAGCGAAGGCATTTATGCCTTGCGCCGGCGCATGGGTATGCTGTTCCAGTTCGGCGCCCTGTTCACGGACATGACCGTGTTCGACAACGTGGCTTTCCAGATGCGCGAGCACACCGACCTGCCGGAAGAGCTCATCCGCGATCTGGTGATGATGAAGCTGCACGCCGTGGGCTTGCATGCCGTGTGGAACATGCGGCCAGCGGAACTTTCGGGGGGCATGGCGCGGCGAGTGGCGCTGGCGCGGGCGATCGCCCTCGACCCTATGCTGATCATGTATGACGAACCGTTTACGGGCCTCGATCCCATCGCCATGAGCGTGATCGGCAATCTGGTACGCCGCTTGAACGATGCCCTGGGCGCCACTTCCATCATCGTCACCCATGACGTTCAGGAGTCGTTGCAGATCGTGGATTACATCTACTTCATGGCCGATGGTGTGGTGATCGCCAAGGGCACGCCGGAGGAGATCCGCAACTCCGATACGCCCTTCGTGCATCAGTTCGTGCATGGCGAGATCGACGGGCCGATGGCCTATCACTATCCGGCGCCGCCCTACCGGGCCGATCTGGGACTGGAGGCGGCCCATGGCTGA